The Flavobacterium jumunjinense genome includes a region encoding these proteins:
- a CDS encoding glycerophosphodiester phosphodiesterase family protein, whose product MKKIFVFVVALCSVFSVTAQDKLHTLHFEKNADFKSFFRASSNFYPIVSAHRGGPTVGFPENCTATFENTIKYNPAVIETDIALTKDSVLVMMHDNTLDRTTTGTGNINEYTYKELQALFLEDSEGNRTAYKIETLDEVLQWGKGKVVYTLDVKRGVPFKMIVDAVRRNKAENYSIIITYNANQAAEVATLAPDMLLSVSARGKEDVERMENLGVKAENMVAFVGTSFPKPEVMDYMKSKGITCISGTMGNLDKSAIANGDKVYLDLVKAGVMIISSDRPAEVAKQMEIYIKENKLKSEFVK is encoded by the coding sequence TTGAAAAAGATATTCGTTTTTGTAGTTGCACTTTGCAGTGTTTTTTCAGTAACAGCACAAGACAAGTTACATACATTACATTTTGAAAAAAATGCCGATTTTAAGTCCTTTTTTAGAGCATCAAGTAATTTTTACCCAATTGTAAGCGCACATCGTGGTGGGCCAACAGTGGGGTTTCCTGAAAACTGTACCGCTACTTTTGAAAACACCATCAAATACAATCCAGCAGTGATTGAAACCGATATCGCTTTAACCAAAGATTCGGTTTTAGTAATGATGCACGATAATACACTAGACAGAACCACAACAGGTACCGGAAATATTAATGAATATACCTATAAAGAATTGCAAGCGTTGTTTTTAGAAGACAGTGAAGGCAATCGTACTGCTTATAAAATTGAAACCTTAGATGAGGTGTTGCAATGGGGAAAAGGGAAAGTGGTGTATACTTTAGATGTGAAACGCGGTGTGCCTTTCAAAATGATTGTAGATGCCGTAAGACGCAATAAAGCAGAAAACTATTCCATTATTATTACCTATAATGCAAACCAAGCAGCTGAGGTAGCTACTTTAGCACCCGATATGCTACTTTCGGTTTCAGCAAGAGGTAAAGAAGATGTGGAACGTATGGAAAATTTGGGTGTAAAAGCCGAGAATATGGTCGCTTTCGTTGGAACTTCTTTCCCAAAACCAGAAGTCATGGACTACATGAAATCGAAAGGAATTACTTGTATTTCGGGAACAATGGGTAACTTAGATAAAAGTGCTATTGCCAATGGAGATAAAGTATATCTAGACCTTGTAAAAGCAGGGGTTATGATTATTTCAAGCGATAGACCCGCTGAAGTAGCAAAACAAATGGAAATTTATATCAAAGAGAATAAGTTAAAAAGTGAGTTTGTTAAGTAA
- the scpA gene encoding methylmalonyl-CoA mutase produces the protein MLRKNIQHIQLDNPTLAVSETETFLTAENIELKQTYTKKDIENLEHLDFGAGFAPNLRGPYGTMYVRRPWTVRQYAGFSTAEESNAFYRRNLAAGQKGLSVAFDLATHRGYDSDHERVVGDVGKAGVAIDSVEDMKVLFDQIPLGEMSVSMTMNGAVLPIMAFYIVAAEEQGVDAKLLSGTIQNDILKEFMVRNTYIYPPTPSMKIIADIFEYTSNNMPKFNSISISGYHMQEAGATADIELAYTLADGLEYIRTGLAAGMDIDTFAPRLSFFWAIGMNHFMEIAKMRAGRMLWAKLVKQFNPKSDKSLALRTHCQTSGWSLTEQDPFNNVARTAIEASAAAFGGTQSLHTNALDEAIALPTDFSARIARNTQIFLQEETKICKTVDPWAGSYYVESLTAEIAEKAWALMEEVESLGGMTKAIEAGIPKLRIEEAAARKQARIDSGQDIIVGVNKYRLEKEDPLHILDVDNEMVRKQQLELLAKIKAERNTEKVKTALAKLTECAKTGEGNLLSLAVEAARERATLGEISDALEEVFGRYKAQIRSFSGVYSKEIKNDASFEKAKQLADAFAKKDGRRPRIMIAKMGQDGHDRGAKVVATGYADVGFDVDIGPLFQTPVEAAKQAVENDVHILGVSSLAAGHKTLVPQVIAELKKYGREDIMVIVGGVIPAQDYQYLFDCGAVAVFGPGTKISEAAITILEVLLED, from the coding sequence ATTTTGAGAAAAAACATACAACACATACAGTTAGATAATCCAACGTTAGCTGTTTCTGAAACAGAAACTTTCCTAACCGCTGAAAATATTGAACTAAAGCAAACGTATACCAAGAAAGACATAGAAAACCTAGAACATCTCGATTTTGGAGCTGGCTTCGCACCAAATCTTCGTGGTCCATATGGCACCATGTATGTGCGTCGTCCATGGACAGTGCGTCAATATGCTGGTTTTTCTACCGCAGAAGAAAGTAACGCTTTTTACAGAAGAAATTTAGCCGCTGGACAAAAAGGACTATCTGTTGCTTTCGATTTGGCAACACATAGAGGTTACGATTCCGATCATGAGCGTGTGGTTGGCGATGTTGGAAAAGCTGGTGTAGCGATCGATTCGGTGGAAGACATGAAAGTATTGTTCGACCAAATTCCTTTAGGAGAAATGTCGGTTTCTATGACCATGAACGGAGCGGTTTTACCCATTATGGCTTTTTATATCGTAGCTGCCGAAGAACAAGGTGTTGATGCAAAACTACTTTCTGGAACCATTCAAAACGATATTTTGAAAGAGTTCATGGTTAGAAATACTTACATCTATCCTCCTACTCCTTCTATGAAAATTATTGCTGATATTTTTGAATATACCAGTAATAATATGCCGAAATTCAATTCTATTTCTATTTCTGGTTACCACATGCAAGAAGCGGGTGCTACAGCCGATATTGAATTAGCATATACTTTAGCTGACGGATTAGAATACATTCGTACTGGCTTAGCTGCGGGTATGGATATTGACACTTTTGCTCCTCGATTGTCTTTCTTTTGGGCCATTGGAATGAACCATTTCATGGAAATTGCCAAAATGAGAGCTGGAAGAATGTTGTGGGCAAAATTAGTAAAACAATTCAATCCTAAAAGCGACAAATCGTTAGCCTTACGAACGCATTGTCAAACTTCTGGTTGGAGTTTAACCGAGCAAGATCCTTTTAACAATGTTGCCAGAACAGCCATTGAAGCTTCTGCAGCAGCTTTCGGAGGCACACAATCATTACATACTAATGCTTTGGATGAAGCTATCGCTTTACCAACCGATTTCTCTGCTCGAATTGCTCGTAACACGCAGATTTTCTTACAAGAGGAAACTAAGATTTGTAAAACGGTTGATCCTTGGGCAGGAAGTTATTATGTGGAAAGCTTAACTGCCGAAATTGCTGAAAAAGCTTGGGCATTAATGGAAGAAGTAGAATCTTTAGGAGGAATGACCAAAGCAATTGAAGCTGGAATTCCTAAACTACGTATTGAAGAAGCAGCTGCCAGAAAACAAGCACGTATTGATAGCGGACAAGATATTATTGTTGGAGTTAACAAATACAGACTAGAAAAAGAAGATCCGTTACATATTTTAGATGTGGATAATGAAATGGTGCGTAAGCAACAATTAGAATTATTAGCAAAGATTAAAGCAGAAAGAAATACGGAGAAAGTCAAAACTGCTTTAGCCAAATTAACCGAATGTGCTAAAACAGGAGAAGGAAATTTATTATCTTTAGCTGTTGAAGCGGCTAGAGAAAGAGCAACTTTAGGAGAAATTAGCGATGCTTTGGAAGAAGTATTCGGAAGATATAAAGCACAAATTAGAAGTTTTAGTGGTGTGTATAGTAAAGAAATAAAAAATGACGCAAGTTTTGAAAAAGCAAAACAATTAGCCGATGCTTTCGCAAAGAAAGACGGACGTCGTCCTCGTATAATGATTGCCAAAATGGGACAAGACGGTCACGATCGTGGTGCCAAAGTAGTAGCAACGGGTTATGCCGATGTAGGGTTTGATGTAGATATTGGTCCGTTATTTCAAACGCCAGTAGAAGCAGCCAAACAAGCCGTTGAAAATGACGTTCACATTCTTGGTGTTTCTTCATTAGCAGCCGGACATAAAACCTTAGTTCCTCAAGTAATTGCTGAATTGAAAAAATACGGTCGAGAAGATATTATGGTTATTGTGGGTGGTGTAATTCCTGCACAAGATTATCAATATTTATTTGATTGTGGTGCTGTTGCCGTTTTTGGCCCTGGAACTAAAATTAGTGAAGCCGCGATTACGATTTTAGAGGTGTTGTTGGAGGATTAA
- a CDS encoding type II toxin-antitoxin system RelE/ParE family toxin, translated as MRYKVIILEEAKSDFRETFNWYKNINPKLSKRFYISFKESLNLLKNNPLNFQLRYDENRIIVLKTFPHLIHFSIEGNTIIIKAIYHSSRDSKLNLF; from the coding sequence ATGAGATATAAGGTAATCATACTTGAAGAAGCAAAGTCTGATTTTAGAGAAACTTTTAATTGGTATAAAAACATAAATCCAAAATTATCAAAACGTTTTTACATCTCATTTAAAGAAAGTTTAAACCTGTTAAAAAATAACCCATTAAATTTTCAGTTACGTTATGATGAAAATCGAATTATAGTTTTAAAAACTTTCCCACATCTAATACATTTTTCCATAGAAGGAAATACAATAATAATAAAAGCAATATACCATTCCTCAAGAGATAGTAAATTAAATTTATTCTAA